A stretch of the Sulfurimonas sp. HSL-1656 genome encodes the following:
- a CDS encoding c-type cytochrome, which yields MKEFKILAVVIFFTLVTYWLVEPFAHSQMHAHVESEGFSYDDLPPLEKTGDATRGQDLVMGAGGCIGCHSIEAAGFPAAMDAVTNSASYGVNPPDLSNAGGIYDAKFLAALIKNPTQALMVEHKFTPESGKMHPMIAFYGAGGDIDQEVADMVAYLQSIAPKPDQITPAQAFETACGRCHSVKYENWTQIGEKPVFKKKRDELVFLTQLEDYNANLMGYMGKLPPDLSMYIRSRGEHYLSTFIENPQNLLHGTAMPRVGVSKDGAEKVLEYLVEAGDPKHAERDSVGVKVMIFLLVFAAASYLWKKEIWKDLH from the coding sequence ATGAAAGAATTTAAAATTTTAGCCGTTGTCATCTTCTTTACCCTGGTGACCTATTGGTTGGTCGAGCCTTTCGCCCACTCGCAGATGCATGCGCATGTTGAGAGCGAAGGCTTCTCCTATGACGATCTTCCGCCGCTCGAGAAAACGGGCGATGCTACCCGCGGCCAGGACCTTGTCATGGGTGCCGGCGGCTGTATCGGCTGTCACAGCATTGAAGCCGCCGGTTTCCCGGCAGCAATGGACGCGGTCACGAACAGTGCCTCTTACGGCGTTAACCCGCCGGACCTGAGCAATGCGGGCGGCATCTATGACGCCAAGTTCCTTGCGGCCCTGATCAAGAACCCGACGCAGGCGCTGATGGTCGAGCACAAGTTCACGCCTGAAAGCGGCAAAATGCACCCGATGATCGCCTTCTACGGTGCCGGCGGGGATATCGACCAGGAGGTCGCCGACATGGTCGCCTACCTGCAGTCCATCGCGCCGAAGCCGGATCAGATTACGCCGGCGCAGGCGTTTGAGACGGCCTGTGGCCGCTGCCACTCCGTCAAGTACGAGAACTGGACGCAGATCGGCGAGAAACCGGTCTTCAAGAAGAAGCGCGACGAGCTGGTCTTCCTGACCCAGCTCGAGGATTACAACGCGAACCTGATGGGTTACATGGGCAAACTCCCGCCGGATCTCTCCATGTATATCCGTTCCCGCGGCGAACACTACCTCTCGACCTTTATCGAGAACCCGCAGAACCTGCTGCACGGTACGGCGATGCCGCGTGTCGGTGTGAGCAAGGATGGGGCCGAGAAGGTGCTTGAGTACCTCGTCGAGGCCGGTGATCCGAAGCATGCCGAACGCGACAGCGTCGGTGTCAAGGTCATGATCTTCCTGCTTGTCTTCGCGGCAGCATCCTACCTCTGGAAAAAAGAGATCTGGAAAGATCTGCACTAA
- the mnmG gene encoding tRNA uridine-5-carboxymethylaminomethyl(34) synthesis enzyme MnmG: MEYDIIVVGGGHAGIEASLAAARMGKKTLLVSMLAEQVGATSCNPAVGGLAKGHLVRELDALGGEMGLLTDEAGIQYRILNAAKGPAVRGSRAQIDMDKYRIAARNVILNTPNLDLLQETVEGLLYEAQTVTGVRTNLLNEYRAKRVILTTGTFLKGVVHIGEVKQTAGRFGEFSAENLSDSLRALGLKVGRLKTGTCPRVDSKTIDFSVMEQQPGDELPNPFSFRTDRKKFAEEKQQLPCYIAYTNEDTHGIIEGNFHRAPLFTGQIEGIGPRYCPSIEDKINRFRDKDRHHLFIEPQTEENTECYINGMSTSLPPDVQQAMVHSVRGMENAKIVRYGYAIEYDYVDPTELKHSLETKKVHHLFLAGQINGTTGYEEAAAQGLMAGINAALSLDGREPLVLGRDEAYIGVLIDDLVTKGTKEPYRMFTSRAEYRLLLREETADIRLGKYGHDAGLIDDATFERFETKRKQIEEGVALVNATEYTPNKEFLGFLESIGEERVTDKITAQQLIARKSFTREKMLTLLPELGKYDPYIQEQIMVEAKYARYVEKQLDEIEKMKKNISIKIPEGFDFSSVKGLSNEIVEKLKTFNPPTLQAASQISGVTPAAIEILHIYIKMAQKKAAG; the protein is encoded by the coding sequence TTGGAATACGATATTATCGTCGTCGGCGGCGGGCATGCAGGCATAGAGGCTTCCCTGGCGGCGGCACGTATGGGTAAAAAAACCCTGCTGGTTTCCATGCTGGCCGAACAGGTGGGTGCGACGTCGTGCAACCCGGCCGTCGGCGGGTTGGCGAAGGGGCACCTGGTCAGAGAACTTGACGCCCTCGGCGGCGAGATGGGACTGCTGACCGACGAAGCGGGGATCCAGTACCGTATTCTCAACGCGGCCAAAGGGCCGGCCGTACGCGGCAGCCGTGCACAGATCGACATGGACAAATACCGTATCGCCGCGCGTAACGTCATTTTGAACACCCCGAACCTCGACCTGCTGCAGGAGACCGTCGAAGGGCTGCTTTATGAAGCGCAGACGGTCACAGGGGTGCGCACGAACCTGCTCAACGAATACCGTGCCAAACGTGTCATCCTCACGACGGGGACCTTCCTCAAAGGGGTCGTACATATCGGCGAGGTGAAACAGACGGCCGGTCGTTTCGGGGAGTTTTCGGCGGAGAACCTCTCCGATTCGCTCCGCGCCCTCGGCCTTAAGGTCGGCCGCCTCAAAACGGGTACCTGCCCCCGCGTCGATTCTAAGACGATCGATTTCTCGGTGATGGAGCAGCAGCCCGGCGACGAACTGCCGAACCCGTTCAGTTTCCGGACAGACCGCAAGAAGTTTGCCGAAGAGAAGCAGCAGCTCCCCTGCTACATCGCCTACACGAACGAAGATACGCACGGCATCATCGAGGGCAACTTCCACCGTGCCCCGCTCTTTACGGGTCAGATTGAGGGGATAGGACCCCGCTACTGCCCCAGCATCGAGGACAAGATCAACCGTTTCCGGGACAAAGACCGTCACCACCTTTTCATCGAGCCGCAGACCGAGGAGAACACGGAGTGCTACATCAACGGGATGAGCACGTCGCTGCCGCCCGATGTACAGCAGGCGATGGTCCACTCGGTGCGGGGGATGGAGAATGCGAAGATCGTCCGCTACGGCTACGCGATCGAGTACGACTACGTCGACCCGACGGAGCTGAAGCACTCGCTGGAAACGAAAAAGGTGCACCACCTTTTCCTGGCCGGCCAGATCAACGGCACGACGGGCTACGAAGAGGCGGCGGCCCAGGGCCTGATGGCCGGGATCAACGCCGCGCTTTCGCTGGACGGGCGGGAGCCGCTGGTTCTGGGCCGTGACGAGGCTTATATCGGCGTTCTGATCGATGACCTGGTGACGAAGGGAACCAAAGAGCCCTACCGTATGTTCACCTCCCGTGCCGAGTACCGCCTGCTGCTGCGCGAAGAGACGGCCGACATCCGCCTGGGCAAATACGGCCACGATGCGGGACTCATCGACGATGCGACTTTCGAACGGTTCGAGACGAAACGCAAGCAGATCGAGGAGGGAGTGGCCCTCGTCAATGCGACGGAGTATACCCCGAACAAGGAGTTCCTTGGCTTTCTGGAAAGCATCGGCGAGGAGCGTGTGACGGACAAAATTACCGCGCAGCAGCTTATCGCGCGCAAGAGCTTCACCCGGGAGAAGATGCTTACCCTCCTGCCGGAGCTTGGCAAGTACGATCCGTATATCCAGGAGCAGATCATGGTCGAGGCGAAGTACGCCCGCTACGTCGAGAAGCAGCTCGACGAGATCGAGAAGATGAAGAAGAATATCAGCATCAAGATCCCCGAAGGATTCGACTTTTCCTCCGTCAAGGGGCTCTCGAACGAGATCGTCGAGAAGCTGAAAACCTTCAACCCGCCGACCCTGCAGGCGGCCTCGCAGATCAGCGGGGTGACGCCGGCGGCGATCGAGATTCTTCATATCTATATCAAGATGGCACAGAAAAAGGCGGCAGGATGA
- the moaA gene encoding GTP 3',8-cyclase MoaA gives MLVDKFDRTVDYLRVSVTERCNFRCQYCMPEKPFSWVPKENLLSFEELFAFIKVAIDEGVKKIRITGGEPLLREDLDVFIKMIHDYKPDVDLAMTTNAFLLKGAAQKLYDAGLRRLNVSVDSLKPDVAEKIAQKDVLSQVLAGIDEALKVGLKVKVNMVPMKGVNDGEILDILEYCKERGMVVRFIEYMENVHAHSDVKGLDSEELLSIIGSRYAYEDEGFDGHSPSHYYKLGDGYEFGIIEPHKDDFCKKCNRIRLTAEGQLIPCLYFDEAMSIKDAVKRGDIKTAALILKEVVKNKPEKNRWSDPDGEHSKRAFYETGG, from the coding sequence TTGCTGGTAGACAAATTTGACAGAACCGTTGATTATCTCCGCGTTTCGGTAACGGAGCGCTGCAATTTCCGCTGTCAATACTGCATGCCGGAAAAACCGTTCTCCTGGGTACCCAAAGAGAACCTGCTCAGTTTCGAAGAGCTCTTCGCCTTTATCAAGGTGGCCATTGACGAGGGGGTCAAGAAGATCCGTATCACCGGCGGCGAGCCGCTGCTGCGCGAAGACCTCGATGTCTTTATCAAGATGATCCACGACTACAAGCCCGACGTCGACCTGGCGATGACGACCAACGCCTTCCTGCTCAAAGGGGCCGCGCAGAAACTCTATGATGCCGGGCTGCGCCGCCTCAACGTTTCCGTCGATTCGCTTAAGCCCGACGTAGCTGAAAAGATCGCACAGAAGGACGTGCTCTCCCAGGTCCTCGCCGGGATCGACGAGGCGCTGAAGGTCGGCCTCAAGGTGAAGGTGAACATGGTCCCGATGAAGGGGGTCAACGACGGTGAGATCCTCGATATCCTCGAGTACTGTAAAGAACGCGGTATGGTCGTGCGCTTCATCGAGTACATGGAAAACGTCCATGCGCACTCCGACGTCAAGGGGCTCGACAGCGAAGAGCTGCTCAGCATTATCGGCAGCCGGTACGCGTACGAGGACGAAGGCTTCGACGGCCACTCCCCGTCGCACTACTACAAGCTCGGGGATGGCTACGAATTCGGCATCATCGAACCGCATAAAGATGATTTCTGTAAAAAGTGCAACCGCATCCGCCTGACGGCCGAGGGGCAGCTGATCCCCTGCCTCTATTTCGACGAAGCGATGAGCATCAAGGATGCGGTCAAGCGCGGTGATATCAAAACGGCGGCACTGATCCTCAAAGAGGTTGTCAAGAACAAACCGGAGAAGAACCGCTGGAGCGATCCGGACGGCGAGCACTCCAAGCGCGCTTTTTACGAAACGGGGGGCTGA
- a CDS encoding 7-carboxy-7-deazaguanine synthase QueE produces MLYLVEHFYSIQGEGRYTGVPSLFFRFGGCNMRCEGFACSETAPNGVTVTGCDTVYAVNKQHFGEQWLCIEHADELITIMNGYTLPPNVDVVMTGGEPLIYAENEVFTAFVRNLVDRGHRVTFETNGAMPVDFDRFPVYRDCVFALSVKLSNSGEPFEKRVRPNAFVPIAQQAKEAYFKFTIDRDSIGENMEHEIDEIVAHAPQIQVYCMPMGGSRAEIEANTEAVIGFCKARGYTYSDRLHIRIWDANKGV; encoded by the coding sequence ATGCTCTACCTCGTCGAACACTTCTACTCCATCCAGGGCGAAGGGCGCTATACGGGCGTGCCGTCGCTCTTCTTCCGTTTCGGCGGCTGCAATATGCGCTGCGAGGGGTTCGCATGCAGCGAGACCGCTCCGAACGGGGTGACCGTCACGGGCTGTGATACCGTCTACGCCGTCAACAAGCAGCATTTCGGTGAGCAGTGGCTCTGCATCGAGCATGCCGACGAGCTCATTACGATCATGAACGGCTATACCCTGCCGCCGAATGTCGATGTCGTCATGACCGGCGGCGAGCCGCTGATCTACGCCGAGAACGAGGTCTTCACGGCCTTTGTCCGCAACCTCGTGGACCGCGGCCATCGCGTCACCTTCGAGACCAACGGCGCGATGCCCGTCGATTTTGACCGTTTCCCGGTCTACCGCGACTGCGTATTCGCCCTCTCCGTCAAACTTTCCAACAGCGGCGAGCCGTTTGAGAAACGGGTGCGCCCGAACGCCTTCGTTCCCATTGCACAGCAGGCGAAAGAGGCCTACTTCAAGTTCACGATCGACCGGGATTCCATTGGCGAGAACATGGAGCACGAGATCGACGAAATCGTCGCCCATGCGCCGCAGATTCAGGTCTACTGCATGCCCATGGGCGGCAGCCGCGCCGAGATCGAAGCCAACACCGAGGCCGTCATCGGTTTCTGCAAAGCCCGGGGCTACACCTACAGCGACCGCCTTCACATCCGTATCTGGGATGCCAACAAGGGTGTATAG
- a CDS encoding cytochrome bc complex cytochrome b subunit produces the protein MAHFTKATSVHDWLNQRLAIDTLQRVLSKEYWIPKNINFLWAMGMVLAFTFGILLVSGIFLLMYYQPHVDTAFDSVNFTIMREVEFGWLWRHVHAVAASVVFLIIYIHMLTGIYYGSYKKGREMIWISGMLLFVAFSAEAFSGYMLPWGQMSYWAGMVITNLFSLGSLEFNGLVEWIRGDYVPGQAFLDRFFMLHVLLIPLAILGLIGLHFGALRIPHVNNQDGEEFDFDEEAAKYKAGNKKESKVIAFANDFLSKDMFVVSIYLIFFFYLVFWHFGFAMDAINFDPADGLKTPPHIYPEWYFLWSYEILRPFPKDPGLVAFGFAQVIFFLLPWLDRSPNAVPASRRGLFFFWFWAMVIDLIILTAMGKLPPQGIYSTIGLFAAWAFIGLWVILPFITRNEKRA, from the coding sequence ATGGCACACTTTACTAAAGCAACCAGCGTACATGACTGGTTGAACCAGCGCCTGGCGATCGATACGCTGCAGCGCGTACTCTCAAAAGAGTATTGGATTCCGAAAAATATCAATTTTCTTTGGGCAATGGGGATGGTTCTGGCGTTTACGTTCGGCATCCTGCTCGTATCAGGAATTTTCCTGCTGATGTACTATCAGCCGCACGTGGACACGGCCTTCGACAGTGTCAACTTCACGATCATGCGCGAAGTGGAGTTCGGCTGGCTCTGGCGTCACGTCCATGCGGTCGCGGCTTCCGTCGTCTTCCTGATCATCTATATCCACATGCTGACGGGGATCTACTACGGTTCGTACAAGAAGGGCCGCGAGATGATCTGGATCTCCGGTATGCTCCTGTTCGTCGCGTTCTCCGCCGAAGCGTTCAGCGGTTACATGCTTCCGTGGGGCCAGATGAGCTACTGGGCGGGTATGGTTATTACCAACCTCTTCAGCCTCGGTTCACTCGAATTCAACGGGCTTGTTGAGTGGATCCGCGGTGACTACGTCCCGGGCCAGGCGTTCCTGGACCGCTTCTTTATGCTGCACGTCTTGCTGATCCCGCTGGCGATCCTGGGCCTGATCGGGCTGCACTTCGGTGCGCTGCGCATCCCGCACGTTAATAACCAGGACGGCGAGGAGTTCGATTTCGACGAGGAAGCAGCCAAGTATAAAGCCGGTAACAAGAAAGAGTCCAAGGTCATCGCCTTCGCGAACGACTTCCTTTCCAAGGATATGTTCGTCGTGAGCATCTACCTGATCTTCTTCTTCTACCTGGTCTTCTGGCACTTCGGTTTCGCGATGGACGCGATCAACTTCGACCCGGCTGACGGCTTGAAGACACCGCCGCACATCTATCCGGAGTGGTACTTCCTCTGGAGCTATGAGATCCTGCGCCCGTTCCCGAAAGATCCGGGCCTTGTCGCCTTCGGTTTTGCCCAGGTGATCTTCTTCCTGCTGCCGTGGCTTGACCGCAGCCCGAACGCCGTGCCGGCAAGCCGCCGCGGCCTCTTCTTCTTCTGGTTCTGGGCGATGGTCATCGACCTGATCATCCTGACCGCGATGGGCAAGCTGCCGCCGCAGGGTATTTACAGCACGATCGGCCTGTTCGCCGCATGGGCATTTATCGGCCTGTGGGTGATCCTGCCGTTCATTACAAGAAATGAAAAACGGGCATAA
- the petA gene encoding ubiquinol-cytochrome c reductase iron-sulfur subunit, which translates to MGKVFGAVAGVGAVGALYAMKKSWDPLPSVKAAGFTTVDLSAAEPNKLMVEKWRGKPIFILKKTPEMVAKQSAEQTARDIVVNGENFLICIGLCTHLGCIPAYREAKQDFKCACHGGEFDSSGIDTLAPPPSPMVIPPFNVKGNTVVLGEEGETYRQMKDAGVLA; encoded by the coding sequence ATGGGTAAAGTCTTCGGAGCGGTTGCCGGTGTCGGCGCCGTCGGAGCACTTTATGCTATGAAAAAATCGTGGGACCCGCTTCCGAGCGTTAAAGCGGCGGGTTTTACGACAGTCGATCTGAGCGCTGCTGAACCGAACAAACTGATGGTCGAAAAGTGGCGCGGGAAGCCGATCTTTATTCTGAAAAAGACACCGGAGATGGTCGCGAAACAGAGTGCCGAGCAGACGGCGCGTGACATTGTTGTCAACGGGGAGAATTTCCTGATCTGCATCGGCCTGTGTACCCACCTTGGATGTATCCCGGCTTACCGCGAAGCGAAGCAGGACTTCAAATGTGCCTGCCACGGCGGTGAGTTCGACAGCAGTGGTATCGATACCCTTGCACCGCCGCCGAGCCCGATGGTGATCCCGCCTTTCAATGTCAAAGGCAACACGGTCGTACTGGGTGAAGAGGGCGAAACGTATCGCCAAATGAAAGATGCCGGCGTGCTGGCGTAA